Within Sinorhizobium sp. RAC02, the genomic segment TCAACGAGGGTGTCGGCGACTGCGTCGAACTCGCCGTGCGGCTTGAGAAGGCCTACGGTTTGGACGAGGCCGTGGTGGTGCCGGCGGCGGCAAGCGCGGAGGCGACGGCGAAGGGCGTGGGGCTGGCGCTTGGCCAGTTCCTGACCGAGGCGATCCCGGACGATTGCACCATCGGCGTTGGCTGGGGGCGCACATTGACCGCCTCGCTCGCCAGCTTCCGCCCGGCTCGGCGGGAGCGCGTCAAGGTCGTCTCGCTGCTCGGCGGCGTGGTCGAGGCGCATCATATCAACCCCATCGAATATACCTGGCGGCTGGCGAGCCAGCTCGGCGCGGAATGTTACCTGTTCCTCGCGCCGCTGCTCGTCGATTCGCGGGAAACCAAACGCAGCCTGATCGAGAAATGCGGCCTGAAGACACTGTTCGAACTGGCGGAGAACATGGATATCGCGGTGGTGAGCTGTGGCGATATCGGGCCGCGTGCAAGCTCCCTGTCGCGCGATTTCATTGCCCGGCATGAGCTGGAGGAACTGATCGAGGCCGGCTGCGTCTGCGATACGATGTGCAATTTCCTCGATGCCGAAGGACGCACGATCGATCATCCGATCCGTCACCGCGTCATGTCGATCGACCTCGAAACGGTGAGCAAGGCGCGCCATATCGTGCTGGTTTCCGGCGGCGCACACCGGGCGCCGGCCATTCGCGCCACCATCCGTCGCGTCGGCTGCAACACGCTGATCACCGACGAGGGCGCCGCACAGGCCATGCTGCGACTGGCGGAAACCTCAGCCGCTGCCTGACGGCTAAAGCAGGTCGAGGCGAATGGCGCGGGTGATCGCGCCCGTAATGTTGCGGGTGCCGAGCTTTTCGATCGCGCTGCGCATGGCCTCAGTCACGCGCGGCATCGCAATGTCGGTTTCGAGCACGATATCGGCCGGTGTCTTGCCGTTGGCGGCAAGTTCGAGACACCGTCTTTCGATTTCGGTTAGCTCGGGGAGGCGGGAAAGATCATTTTCCGAGGACGTCATGCGCCCCGCTTAAAGACAGACGTGCGCCGCGGAAAGCGCAAGCCATTCCAATGCTTAACGGGACAAGGCGGCTTTTCACCACTTTGTCCCGTTATGGGACAGGTTCCGTTCTCTCCAGCGACCTGATTTCCTGCGACGCCGCGTCATCGCAAAAAGATGGAGATTTGCCTTCAGGCGCTGCTAGCTGGTAAGCCACGCGCGAAAAGGCAGGAGACGGACGTGACATCCAAGGAACAGAAGGCGGCGATTCGCAATGAGCGGCTGGCGCTGCGCGATGCGATGATGCCGGAGGCGCGCATCGAGGGCAGCCTGGCCATGGTCGACCATGCCGGCGACCGCCTCGACTTCGAGCCTGGCACTGTGATTTCCGGTTTCTGGCCGATCCGCTCGGAGGCGGATATTCGCCCGCTTCTGGCCCATCTTCGCACGCGCGGCGCGCGGCTGTGCCTGCCGGTCGTGCTCGACCGTGAAACGATCGTCTTCCGCGAACTGGTTGTCGGTGCGCCTGTGGTCAAGACCGGATTCGGCACGACCGGGCCGGGGCCGGAGGCTGCCGTGCTCGATCCCGATATCCTGCTCGTACCGCTGTCGGCCTTCGACCGGGCAGGCCACCGCATCGGCTATGGTGCCGGCCATTACGACCGGGCGATCGACCGCCTGAAGGCGAAAGGTCATGCGCCAAAACTGATCGGCATTGCGTTCGACTGCCAGGAAGTGGCATCAGTACCCGCGGAACCGCACGACGTCCCCCTGGACGCGATCCTCACCGAGAGCGGCTTCCGTTTGTTCCAGCAGGTTTTGTAAGGCAGTTCGATGCGTTTTCTTTTTCTGGGCGATATGGTGGGCAAGACCGGGCGGACGGCCGTCTGGCAGCGCCTGCCGGGGCTGATCAGCGATTTCAAGCTGGATTTCGTCGTCGTCAACGGGGAGAACGCGGCCGGCGGCTTCGGCATCACGGAAGAGATCTTCCTCGAAACGGTCAATGCCGGTGCCGACGTGGTGACGACAGGCAACCACGTCTGGGACCAGAAGGAAGCCGTGACGTTTGCAGGCCGGCACGACCAGTTCCTGCGCCCAGCCAACTATCCCGCCGGCACGCCCGGCCGTGGCGCGAACCTCTTCATGGCCAAAAACGGTGCACGCGTTCTGGTCGCCAACATCATGGGCCGCGTCTTCATGCACCCGGAGCTCGACGACCCCTTCAAAGCCGGCGAAACGATCCTCGCCTCCTGCCCGCTCGGCGAGCAGGCGGACGCGATCATCTTCGATTTCCACGCCGAGGCGACCAGCGAGAAGCAGTGCTTCGGCCACTTCGTCGATGGCCGCGCGAGTGTCGTGGTCGGCACGCACACCCATGTGCCGACGGCCGATTGCCAGATCCTGAACGGCGGCACGGGTTACATGTCGGATGCCGGCATGTGCGGGGATTATGATTCCTCGCTCGGCATGGAGAAGGAAGAGCCGCTCAACCGCTTTATCTCCAAAATGCCGAAGAGCCGCTTCGAAGCGGCCTCCGGGCCGGCGACGATCTGCGGGCTGGCGGTCGAAATCTCCGACCGCACGGGGCTTGCCGAGAAGATCGCACCGCTTCGCCTCGGTCCGCGGCTGGCCGAAACGGTGCCGGATTTCTGGCGCTGATCTCAAGCGATACCAGCGAATTGCGGTAAGAAGCGCCTCAGATCATGTGGCGCAGGTGATCGGCCGAGCCGCCGGTGAAGGTCAGGTGCGCCTTGACGCCGACATCCGGTTCCTCGTCCGGATTGAAGTTCGCCTTGGCGATCTCCCAGCCGAATTTCAGCTTGCTGCCGGTCGAGGCCCAGACTTCGGCGTCTTCCATTTCCAGCGCCAGCATGGTGAGTTTCGGATCGTTCTTGCCATGGTCGAACCAGGCCTCGACGACTGAGCTCCAGTACTCGTCGACCTTGAGCGGGTCGCGGCGCACGGAAATCCGTCCGGCAATGCACGCATGGTAGTCGTGGTCTTTGCCGACAACGCAGAAATGCGCTCGGGAGCCAGGTATGGTGGCCTCGACGATCTCGGCATCCGTCTTGGTGAAGAACCAGATCGTCGCCGTCTGGCGGTCGAGTTGCGGCGCCATCGGCTGCATATGCATGTGGCTGCCCTCGACGCCGAGCATGCCGGCATGGATCCTGTCGATCTCGTCAAAGAGCTGTTCTTTCGGGTTTTCGCGGGCCCGGGTAAGATTGGACATGGCTATACCTCTTCACGTTCGATTGCGTGCAGAGGAAACGTGCCGCCGTGGAGAAGGTTCCCGGAGAAGCCCGGCGGGCGGTCAAACGATTGTGATCGCGGTGGGGCGTCGGAAATCTCGACCCATCCGGCTTGCTGGCGCATAGTCGCGCCGACCAATGAACGGAGCCGCTGATGCCGCATCTCCTGCTCATTCCGCTTTTGCTTGCCGCTCTTGTTTTCGTTGCCACGCCGCGGCCATCGCTAGCGCAAGCCGAGGCGCCGGTCAGCCAGTGCCAGATGATCGCAAGGTCGCTTCCTTCCGTCACCTTCGCCAGCTTTTCCGCGACGACACCGTTGCGGGTCCAGGCCAGGGCGAACGAGGAGGTGCGCATCACCTATGTCGGCCACTCGACCTTCTTCATCGAAACGCCGGCGGGCGTGAAAATCGCCACTGACTATAACGGCTGGTTCAAGCCGCCGGCGCTGCCGACCGTGGTGACGATGAACAAGGCCCATTCCAGCCATTACACGATGACCCCGGAGCCCGGTATCGAATATGTGCTTCATGGCTGGCAGGACGGTTCGGAGAAGGGCGCGGACCACGATGTCGTGGTGGGTGATACCTATATCCGCAATGTGCCGACCGACATCCGCAACTGGGGCGGATCGATGGAGCCGAACGGCAACTCCATCTTCATCTTCGAAGTCGCCGGCCTTTGCATCGGCCATCTCGGCCACCTGCATCATGAACTGACGGAAAAACAATATGCCGAGATCGGTCGGCTCGATGTGCTGATGGTGCCGGTGGATGGCGGGCTCACCATGGGTGCGGAGAGCATGAGCCGCGTCGTGCAGCGCCTGCGTTCCTCGCTCATCCTGCCCATGCATCGCCGCGGGCCGCCGATCAGCCAGTTCCTCTCGATGTTCGGCACCGGCTTCGACGCGGTGACCGATGAGGACGCGACGATCACCGTTTCCATCCGCAGCTTGCCGAAGCGGCCGACGATTCATATTCTCTCCGGCGTCTGATGCCGGAGTTTCTTGATGCGTTTCTTCCTTGTCGTGCCTGTCCTGCTGCTCTCGTCCGGCCTTGCTTTCGCGAGCGGCGCGCCGACGCCGGGCGGTCCCGCGGTCGAATCCGGCCAGCCGCGTGAGACGGTGACGCAACCCGTGGAAAAGGTGCCGACCCGTTCCTTCGGCCTGGCTGAGCGGTTCGTCATGCCGTCCGGCAATATCGGCTGCACCTATATTCCGGAAGGCGGCACCGAGGTGTATCAGCCTGCCGATGGCGGCCCGGAACTCTCCTGTGACCGGGTCGAGCCGAAATATCTGCGTGCGACGCTCGGGCGGAGCGGCAAGGCCGTGGTGAGAACGAATGTCGGCAACCAGGGCTGCTGCGGTGCCGAGAAAACTGTCGACTATGGCGAAACCTGGTCGGCCGGCCCCTTCACCTGCTATTCGGAGCGCACGGGCCTGACCTGCGAGCGCAGCGACGGCCACTCCTTCCTGCTGAGCCGCGCGCGCGTTCGGGCGGACTGAAATCCACCCGCCGCTTTGTTTGCAGGACTGCTGGACGTCCGGCGGCAATGAAATTATAAGGCGGCATTTCGAAAATCGGGGCGTAAGGCCGGCGCATCACCGCGGCGGGGGCTCCGGCACAGTGACCGGCGACCGGACGTGGGCGCCAAGAAAACGAGACAGGGGTGCCATGGCAGGCCATTCACAGTTCAAGAATATCATGCACCGCAAGGGAAAACAGGATTCCGTGCGGTCGAAAATGTTCTCCAAGCTTGCGCGCGAAATCACGGTTGCGGCAAAGACCGGTCTGCCCGACCCGTCGATGAACGCCCGCCTGCGCCTGGCGATCCAGAACGCCAAGGCACAGTCCATGCCGAAGGACAATATCGAGCGTGCCGTCAAGAAGGCATCCGGCGTCGATGGTGAGAACTACGAGGAAGTCCGCTACGAGGGCTACGGCCCGGGCGGCGTCGCCGTCATCGTCGAGGCGCTGACCGACAACCGCAACCGCACCGCGTCCGTTGTCCGCTCGACCTTTTCGAAGGCTGGCGGTGCGCTCGGCGAAACCGGTTCGGTCTCGTTCTCCTTCGACCGCGTCGGCGAAATCACCTACAAGCTCTCCGTCGGTGACGCCGATGCCGTCATGGAAGCCGCCATCGATGCCGGCGCCGAGGACGTTACGACGGACGAGGATGGCCACACGATCATCTGCGGCTTCGAGGATATCGGCGAGGTTTCCAAGGCGCTGGAAGGCAAGCTCGGCGAAGCCGAGACGGTCAAGGCGATCTGGAAGGCCCAGAACACCGTGCCGGTCGACGAGGACAAGGCGCAGTCGCTGATGAAGCTCATCGACACGCTGGAAGACGATGATGACGTGCAGAACGTCTACTCGAACTTCGAAGTGTCCGACGAAGTCATGGCCAAGCTTTCGGCCTGATCAAATAGACCTATCCTCCACCCGTTGTCATCCTCGGGCTTGACCCGAGGATCCCCGCGGCAGTGCGACACGGATGGTCGGGTCAAGCCCGACCATGACGACAGAGAGGTTCATCGAAAAGGCCGGATGCCGCATGGCACCGGCCTTTTCGTTCAGGCGGCGAGCGAAAGTTCCTGCTGCGCCCCGGCGAAGAGCCGGACGGATTTCAATCGCGCATCCATATCGTAGATCGGCATGGAGACGATCAGTTCGTCGGCCTTGGTGATCGACAGGAAATCGGCGATCTGGCGCTTGATCTTCTCCGGCCCGCCGACCACCGCATATTGCAGCGTGTGCTCGACATTGATGCGCTCCCCTTCGCTCCAGTGCGGATCCATGTCGTCGACCGGTGCCGGGAAAGCACCCGGCGTACCGCGGCGCAGGCGCACGAAGGATTGCTGCATCGAGGTGAAGAGATAGTCGGCCTGCGCATCCGTATCGGCGGCAGCACCCATCACGCCGACCATGGCATGCGGCTTGTCGAGATATTGCGACGGCTCGAAGCGTTCGCGGTAGATTTCCAGCGCCGACAGCAGCATGTCCGGCGCGAAATGCGAGGCGAAGGCGAAGGGCAGGCCGAGCATGCCGGCAAGGTGCGCCGAATAATGGCTGGAGCCGAGCAGCCAGACCGGCACGTTGCTGCCCGCACCGGGGATCGCGACGACCTGTTGTTGCGGGGTTGTCGGTCCCATGAACTGCATGAGTTCCACGACATCCTGCGGAAAATTGTTGGCGGCGCTGTCTAGGTTGCGACGAAGCGCCTGGGCAGTCCGCATGTCGGTGCCGGGCGCGCGGCCAAGCCCGAGGTCGATGCGATCCGGGAAGAGGGCGGCGAGCGTGCCGAATTGCTCGGCGATGACGAGCGGCGAATGGTTCGGCAGCATGATGCCGCCGGAGCCGACACGGATCTTTTCCGTGCCCGCCGCGACGTGTTGGATGACGAGCGAGGTGGCGGCGCTGGCAATGCCGCGCATGCCGTGGTGCTCGGCCAGCCAGAAGCGCTTGTAGCCGTAGGCTTCGGCTTCCTGCGCCAGTCGGCGGGAGTTTTCGAGCGATTGGGCGACGGTGCCGCCTTCGATGACCGGGGAAAGATCGAGGATGGAGAAGGGCACCATAGGAGCGGCCTCTTTGTAAGGGAATTTGATCGTCCTCCCATGTAGGTTCAGTTCCGTGAAATCCAAGCGATCGCTTCCAGGTTTTCGCGGGCGCCTTTGCAAAAGCCTGAATGTTTTTGTTTTGTTCACATTTCACTGGCAGGGTCACCCCGACAAGATTAGGGTTTCAGCATGCACGAAATGATTCGCATCATCGGTATCGATCCCGGCCTTCGCCGTACCGGCTGGGGCGTCATCGAGACGCTAGGAAATTCCCTGCGCTTCGTCGCCTCCGGCACCGTGACGTCCGATGGCGACGCGGATCTCGCATCCCGCCTCTGCCAGTTGTACGACGGACTTTCCGAGATCATTCACAGCCATCAGCCGCATGAGGCGGCCGTCGAGCAGACCTTCGTCAACAAGGATGCCGTGGCGACGCTGAAGCTCGGCCAGGCCCGCGGCATTGCCATGCTTGTGCCGGCGCGGGCGGGCCTGCGTGTCGCCGAATATGCGCCGAACGCGGTCAAGAAGGCCGTCATCGGCGTCGGCCATGGCGAGAAGCAGCAGATCCACATGATGTTGAAGGTGCTGATGCCGAAGGCCACCTTCACCGGCAACGACGCCGCCGATGCGCTCGCCATCGCCATCTGCCACGCCCACAACCGGCAGGGCCTCTCCGGCCGCCTGGCCAAGCTTGTCGGCTGATTTGTTCTTGACTTGTTCCGGTCTGGTCGATAAGTAATACCACAGAGGTATTACCATGCGTGTGACGGAAAAAGGCCAGGTGACGATCCCGAAACCCATCCGCGACCGGCTCGATATTGAGCCGGGCTCGGAGGTTGATTTCGTCGTCTCCGAAGGCGGGGTGATGCTCGTCAAGGTCGGCGATGGCAAACCCGCCTTCGAGGATTTTGATGCCTGGGCCGACAGCGTCAAGGGAACATGGGATCTGGACGGCATGACCCCAGACGAATATTTCGAATGGCTGCGGGGGCCGCGCGATGACCTCGACCGTCGTTGATACGAATGTCCTCATCGACATGCTCGGGCCGGACCGGGCGGAGCGGGTCTGGTCGCTGACCGCGCTGAAGCGCTGTGCGGAAGAGGGCGAACTGGTTCTCCATTCTGTCGTCTGGTCAGAGCTGGCGGCCTCGCCGCTCAGCGAATTGGAGCTGAACCTCGCGTTCGGTTGGCTGCGCATGCGGCGGGAGCCTCTTTCCTACGAGGCGGCCTTTGCGGCGGGCAAGGCACACTACGCCTATCGCCGGGCGGGTGGGATGCGTGAGCGAACGCTTCCCGATTTCCTCGTCGGCGCACACGCCCAGATACGCGCTCATCGGCTGCTGACACGCGATGCCGCGCGCTACCGAACCTATTTCCCCACGCTCGATATCATTTCCCCCGAAACCCATTCCTGACGGACCATCCCATGATCGGCAAACTCAAAGGCACAATCGACGAGATCGGCGACGACTATGTGGTCCTCGACGTGCACGGCGTCGGCTATGTTGCCCATTGCTCGGCGCGCACGCTTGGCAGGCTCGGTTCGGCCGGCGAGGCGGCGGTGTTGTTCATCGAAACCTATGTGCGCGAGGACCAGTTCAAGCTGTTCGGCTTCCTGACGGCGCTGGAACGGGAGTGGTTTCGCCTGTTGCAGAGCGTGCAGGGTGTGGGCTCCAAGGTGGCACTCGGCGTGCTCTCGACGTTGACGCCGGGCGAACTCGCCAATGCCATCGCGCTGCAGGACAAGACGGTGGTGTCGCGTGCACCGGGCGTCGGGCCGAAGGTCGCGGTGCGGATCGTCACCGAACTGCGCAACAAGGCGCCGGCTTTCGCTGGTGAGGCATCCGCCTCGATCGGGTTCAAGCAGGAGCTGGGAGAAGGGGTGGCCTCTGCACCCGTTTCCGATGCCGTGTCCGCGCTGACCAATCTCGGTTATTCACGCGACCAGGCGGCCAATGCGGTCGCCGCGGCGCTGAAGAACGGCGGGGAGGGCGGCGACAGCGCCAAGCTGATCC encodes:
- a CDS encoding sugar-binding transcriptional regulator, whose translation is MTRLRRDTHTAYSESAALRLRAAWLYYNQGLTQKDVAEKIGVSRSTVIRMLDEALKRSEVQIWINEGVGDCVELAVRLEKAYGLDEAVVVPAAASAEATAKGVGLALGQFLTEAIPDDCTIGVGWGRTLTASLASFRPARRERVKVVSLLGGVVEAHHINPIEYTWRLASQLGAECYLFLAPLLVDSRETKRSLIEKCGLKTLFELAENMDIAVVSCGDIGPRASSLSRDFIARHELEELIEAGCVCDTMCNFLDAEGRTIDHPIRHRVMSIDLETVSKARHIVLVSGGAHRAPAIRATIRRVGCNTLITDEGAAQAMLRLAETSAAA
- a CDS encoding LuxR C-terminal-related transcriptional regulator codes for the protein MTSSENDLSRLPELTEIERRCLELAANGKTPADIVLETDIAMPRVTEAMRSAIEKLGTRNITGAITRAIRLDLL
- a CDS encoding 5-formyltetrahydrofolate cyclo-ligase; amino-acid sequence: MTSKEQKAAIRNERLALRDAMMPEARIEGSLAMVDHAGDRLDFEPGTVISGFWPIRSEADIRPLLAHLRTRGARLCLPVVLDRETIVFRELVVGAPVVKTGFGTTGPGPEAAVLDPDILLVPLSAFDRAGHRIGYGAGHYDRAIDRLKAKGHAPKLIGIAFDCQEVASVPAEPHDVPLDAILTESGFRLFQQVL
- a CDS encoding YmdB family metallophosphoesterase, with translation MRFLFLGDMVGKTGRTAVWQRLPGLISDFKLDFVVVNGENAAGGFGITEEIFLETVNAGADVVTTGNHVWDQKEAVTFAGRHDQFLRPANYPAGTPGRGANLFMAKNGARVLVANIMGRVFMHPELDDPFKAGETILASCPLGEQADAIIFDFHAEATSEKQCFGHFVDGRASVVVGTHTHVPTADCQILNGGTGYMSDAGMCGDYDSSLGMEKEEPLNRFISKMPKSRFEAASGPATICGLAVEISDRTGLAEKIAPLRLGPRLAETVPDFWR
- a CDS encoding pyridoxamine 5'-phosphate oxidase family protein, encoding MSNLTRARENPKEQLFDEIDRIHAGMLGVEGSHMHMQPMAPQLDRQTATIWFFTKTDAEIVEATIPGSRAHFCVVGKDHDYHACIAGRISVRRDPLKVDEYWSSVVEAWFDHGKNDPKLTMLALEMEDAEVWASTGSKLKFGWEIAKANFNPDEEPDVGVKAHLTFTGGSADHLRHMI
- a CDS encoding MBL fold metallo-hydrolase: MPHLLLIPLLLAALVFVATPRPSLAQAEAPVSQCQMIARSLPSVTFASFSATTPLRVQARANEEVRITYVGHSTFFIETPAGVKIATDYNGWFKPPALPTVVTMNKAHSSHYTMTPEPGIEYVLHGWQDGSEKGADHDVVVGDTYIRNVPTDIRNWGGSMEPNGNSIFIFEVAGLCIGHLGHLHHELTEKQYAEIGRLDVLMVPVDGGLTMGAESMSRVVQRLRSSLILPMHRRGPPISQFLSMFGTGFDAVTDEDATITVSIRSLPKRPTIHILSGV
- a CDS encoding YebC/PmpR family DNA-binding transcriptional regulator — translated: MAGHSQFKNIMHRKGKQDSVRSKMFSKLAREITVAAKTGLPDPSMNARLRLAIQNAKAQSMPKDNIERAVKKASGVDGENYEEVRYEGYGPGGVAVIVEALTDNRNRTASVVRSTFSKAGGALGETGSVSFSFDRVGEITYKLSVGDADAVMEAAIDAGAEDVTTDEDGHTIICGFEDIGEVSKALEGKLGEAETVKAIWKAQNTVPVDEDKAQSLMKLIDTLEDDDDVQNVYSNFEVSDEVMAKLSA
- a CDS encoding LLM class flavin-dependent oxidoreductase: MVPFSILDLSPVIEGGTVAQSLENSRRLAQEAEAYGYKRFWLAEHHGMRGIASAATSLVIQHVAAGTEKIRVGSGGIMLPNHSPLVIAEQFGTLAALFPDRIDLGLGRAPGTDMRTAQALRRNLDSAANNFPQDVVELMQFMGPTTPQQQVVAIPGAGSNVPVWLLGSSHYSAHLAGMLGLPFAFASHFAPDMLLSALEIYRERFEPSQYLDKPHAMVGVMGAAADTDAQADYLFTSMQQSFVRLRRGTPGAFPAPVDDMDPHWSEGERINVEHTLQYAVVGGPEKIKRQIADFLSITKADELIVSMPIYDMDARLKSVRLFAGAQQELSLAA
- the ruvC gene encoding crossover junction endodeoxyribonuclease RuvC; amino-acid sequence: MHEMIRIIGIDPGLRRTGWGVIETLGNSLRFVASGTVTSDGDADLASRLCQLYDGLSEIIHSHQPHEAAVEQTFVNKDAVATLKLGQARGIAMLVPARAGLRVAEYAPNAVKKAVIGVGHGEKQQIHMMLKVLMPKATFTGNDAADALAIAICHAHNRQGLSGRLAKLVG
- a CDS encoding AbrB/MazE/SpoVT family DNA-binding domain-containing protein: MRVTEKGQVTIPKPIRDRLDIEPGSEVDFVVSEGGVMLVKVGDGKPAFEDFDAWADSVKGTWDLDGMTPDEYFEWLRGPRDDLDRR
- a CDS encoding type II toxin-antitoxin system VapC family toxin, producing the protein MTSTVVDTNVLIDMLGPDRAERVWSLTALKRCAEEGELVLHSVVWSELAASPLSELELNLAFGWLRMRREPLSYEAAFAAGKAHYAYRRAGGMRERTLPDFLVGAHAQIRAHRLLTRDAARYRTYFPTLDIISPETHS
- the ruvA gene encoding Holliday junction branch migration protein RuvA, which translates into the protein MIGKLKGTIDEIGDDYVVLDVHGVGYVAHCSARTLGRLGSAGEAAVLFIETYVREDQFKLFGFLTALEREWFRLLQSVQGVGSKVALGVLSTLTPGELANAIALQDKTVVSRAPGVGPKVAVRIVTELRNKAPAFAGEASASIGFKQELGEGVASAPVSDAVSALTNLGYSRDQAANAVAAALKNGGEGGDSAKLIRLGLKELSR